The following proteins come from a genomic window of Peptoniphilus equinus:
- a CDS encoding cation-translocating P-type ATPase: MEWYNKSESQIFEELQTSKEGLSSAEAAARLDKYGTNELAREAKTPFIKKVIAQIIDPMILILIGASIVSAVMGEVVDAVIIIAIVIVNTILSLYQEGKAEQAIEALQKMSSPKASVIRDGKQMQLDSTQLVPGDYVVLETGDIIPADMRLIESANLKIDESSLTGESVPVEKDGTRTYDGVMEIGDRENYAYSSTIVAYGRGAGVVTTTGGETEIGRIAKSISATDNEQTPLQKRLANLSKLLGMLVIIICILVLVVGMLRGHEFVEMFMTAISLAVAAVPEGLPAIVTIVLSLGMGKMAERNAIVKKLLAVETLGTTTVICSDKTGTLTQNEMTVTKVYADGKVYNVTGTGYKPEGDIEEQDAGKVDVTTIGALERLTHVAGLTNDAKLTEDDGEWGILGDPTEGALLTLAEKAGFGIKDLNQNYNRVNELPFDSDRKMMTTFHDGYTESSVVSFTKGAPDIVLSKCNRILQDGKEVPLTDELKDNVMHYNSLFAQDALRVLSFAYREWDSVPDELDTEHVENDMVFIGLTGMIDPARPEAKVAIAECKTAGITPIMITGDHLETGYAIAKELGIATDVSQAIMGRELNALSAEELREVVKEKRVYTRVSPENKVQIVTALKELGHIAAMTGDGVNDAPAIKRADIGIAMGITGTDVAKNTAEVILTDDNFATIVNAVEEGRAIYSNIKKFVAYLLSCNLGEVFIIFIAILMGIPVPLLPIQLLWLNLVSDSFPALALGVEKGDADVMTEPPRDPEEPLLDNEIKLTVAIQSIAITVATLGAYYIGLHWFGNDGVGLTQARTMAFTTLVWAELLRAFSARSIKDTVFTIGLFTNTRLVQAFLVSFGLVLVVLVIEPLRDIFKLHTLPMTAWGVVVVAALIPLVLGELQKLIRFNKTHHHTADPDASFDLRHNK, encoded by the coding sequence TTGGAATGGTATAACAAATCTGAAAGTCAGATTTTTGAAGAGTTACAAACTTCGAAGGAAGGTTTGTCATCGGCGGAGGCGGCAGCTCGTTTGGATAAGTATGGCACCAATGAGCTGGCCCGTGAAGCCAAGACACCTTTTATCAAAAAAGTGATTGCACAAATTATCGACCCGATGATTCTCATTCTCATCGGAGCCAGTATCGTCTCTGCGGTGATGGGGGAAGTGGTCGATGCCGTTATTATTATTGCTATTGTTATCGTCAATACGATCTTATCGCTGTACCAGGAAGGTAAAGCGGAACAGGCTATTGAAGCCCTGCAGAAGATGAGCTCGCCGAAGGCCAGTGTTATCCGTGACGGCAAACAAATGCAGCTGGATTCGACACAGTTGGTACCCGGAGACTATGTGGTTTTGGAAACGGGGGATATCATTCCGGCGGATATGCGCCTTATTGAATCGGCTAACTTAAAGATTGACGAGTCGTCACTCACAGGTGAATCGGTGCCGGTAGAAAAAGACGGTACTCGCACGTATGATGGTGTGATGGAAATTGGCGATCGGGAAAACTACGCCTATTCGTCCACCATCGTCGCTTACGGTCGCGGTGCGGGCGTGGTCACCACCACCGGCGGCGAGACGGAAATTGGTCGCATTGCCAAGTCCATCAGTGCCACCGACAACGAGCAGACACCGCTTCAAAAGCGTTTGGCCAATCTGTCCAAGCTCTTGGGTATGCTTGTTATCATCATCTGTATTCTCGTTCTCGTGGTCGGCATGCTTCGCGGCCACGAGTTTGTAGAAATGTTTATGACCGCAATTTCTCTTGCCGTGGCGGCGGTACCGGAAGGACTTCCGGCCATCGTCACCATTGTCCTCTCCCTTGGCATGGGTAAGATGGCTGAGCGCAACGCCATTGTTAAAAAGCTTCTCGCCGTGGAAACTTTGGGGACCACTACGGTAATCTGTTCCGATAAAACCGGGACTTTAACACAAAATGAAATGACTGTCACGAAAGTCTACGCTGACGGTAAGGTCTACAATGTCACCGGCACCGGGTACAAACCTGAAGGGGACATTGAAGAACAGGACGCCGGCAAAGTGGACGTGACAACGATCGGAGCATTGGAACGACTCACTCACGTAGCAGGTCTGACCAATGATGCGAAACTCACTGAAGATGACGGGGAATGGGGGATCCTCGGCGACCCGACGGAAGGGGCGCTGCTGACCCTCGCTGAAAAAGCAGGCTTTGGCATCAAGGATTTAAATCAGAATTATAATCGTGTCAATGAGTTGCCTTTTGACTCCGATCGGAAGATGATGACCACGTTCCATGACGGGTATACCGAATCCTCGGTGGTCTCTTTTACCAAAGGAGCGCCGGACATTGTCCTCTCCAAGTGTAATCGTATTTTACAGGACGGCAAAGAAGTGCCGCTCACCGATGAGCTGAAAGACAATGTGATGCACTACAATTCGCTGTTCGCACAAGACGCCCTTCGTGTCCTGTCCTTTGCCTATAGAGAGTGGGACAGTGTGCCGGATGAACTGGACACTGAGCACGTGGAAAACGACATGGTCTTTATCGGTCTGACCGGAATGATTGATCCGGCACGTCCGGAAGCCAAAGTGGCCATTGCGGAATGTAAGACGGCAGGCATTACACCGATTATGATCACAGGCGACCACTTGGAAACCGGCTATGCCATTGCAAAAGAATTGGGCATTGCCACAGATGTATCTCAAGCTATTATGGGTCGAGAACTCAACGCCCTTTCTGCTGAAGAGTTAAGAGAAGTGGTCAAAGAGAAACGTGTCTATACTCGTGTCTCTCCTGAAAATAAGGTGCAAATTGTCACTGCGTTAAAAGAACTGGGACACATTGCGGCTATGACCGGGGATGGTGTCAATGACGCACCGGCGATTAAACGGGCGGATATCGGGATTGCCATGGGTATTACAGGGACTGACGTGGCGAAGAACACGGCGGAAGTCATCCTCACCGATGACAACTTTGCAACCATCGTCAATGCTGTCGAAGAAGGCCGTGCCATCTATTCGAATATCAAGAAGTTTGTGGCTTACCTCTTATCCTGTAACCTGGGTGAAGTGTTTATTATTTTCATCGCCATCCTCATGGGTATTCCTGTACCGCTCCTACCGATTCAGCTGCTGTGGCTGAATCTTGTGTCAGACTCCTTCCCTGCACTGGCTCTCGGTGTGGAAAAGGGCGATGCGGACGTTATGACCGAACCGCCTCGCGATCCGGAGGAACCCCTCTTGGATAACGAGATTAAACTCACCGTGGCCATTCAGTCTATAGCCATTACCGTGGCGACCTTGGGCGCTTATTATATAGGTCTTCATTGGTTTGGTAACGACGGCGTGGGTCTTACTCAAGCGAGAACGATGGCCTTTACCACCTTGGTTTGGGCCGAGCTTCTGAGAGCTTTCTCAGCTCGCTCGATCAAAGATACAGTCTTTACCATCGGACTTTTCACCAATACGCGTTTGGTTCAGGCCTTCCTAGTGTCTTTCGGGTTGGTGCTTGTCGTTCTTGTCATTGAACCGTTACGAGATATCTTCAAACTCCACACCCTACCGATGACAGCGTGGGGCGTGGTAGTTGTCGCAGCATTGATTCCGCTGGTGCTCGGGGAACTTCAAAAGCTCATTCGCTTCAATAAGACGCACCATCATACTGCAGATCCGGATGCAAGTTTTGATCTCAGACACAATAAGTAA
- a CDS encoding vWA domain-containing protein: MRETNLVWTVSEDYTIDLYDNHLAPYELALIGMGRKVFSGTHLHRFMELHRRYNNFDDLEAIALLVLDHTLRERLFAQRPGTRDFFDDYIRELRHHFDYVAPKNIAEELKRAYFHHELKGPRIATGTLDALLRDIEAVHITDTFELLSTLKRLYATYFHIYNTMPESDALKTVVQSAKTPKPSAFKTKVDAKTIDVADLEKFTIESAEFTSQLYDDIAVIKDEVSIKSAGKDYRDVVRRRYGKPTLSRHTLSKLEKELCIGIHDNVKLYFTDFVHDNPHSFYAERMAEVTASNRTYYDADRLHYTRAVTNLKEMLKQSLVKNADNYASSSTSGTLRADKVWKTLYTSDNKVFERQHYDDNGNITVDILLDASASQNVRTELIATEAYIIAEALSDLHIPTRVVGYNNFFDHMILKVYRDYHDVRQKNQEIFSFQTSGSNRDGLAVSLMRHLILNNHATRRFLIVLSDGKPNDETDLGLVGMSDLGVANYVDDDATYDAFNQVLRSRLEGIFTLGVFTGFDDDLETERKIFGADFAYITDIKRFHHIVGIFFKLIAERTLEMN, from the coding sequence ATGCGTGAGACGAATCTGGTCTGGACGGTGTCCGAAGACTACACGATTGACCTCTACGACAACCACCTCGCCCCCTATGAACTGGCGCTGATCGGCATGGGCCGCAAGGTCTTCAGCGGTACACACCTTCATCGTTTTATGGAGCTGCACCGCCGCTATAACAACTTTGATGATCTGGAAGCCATTGCCCTGTTAGTATTGGACCACACCTTGCGCGAGCGTCTTTTTGCCCAAAGGCCTGGCACCCGGGATTTCTTTGACGACTACATCCGCGAGCTTCGCCACCACTTTGACTATGTTGCACCGAAGAACATTGCCGAGGAATTGAAGCGAGCGTACTTCCACCACGAGCTGAAAGGTCCGCGCATTGCAACTGGCACGTTGGACGCGCTCCTTCGTGATATCGAGGCGGTGCACATCACCGACACGTTCGAACTCTTAAGCACCTTAAAGCGCCTCTATGCCACCTATTTTCACATCTACAACACCATGCCCGAGTCCGACGCCCTAAAGACCGTGGTGCAGTCGGCCAAGACCCCGAAACCCTCCGCCTTTAAGACCAAAGTGGATGCCAAGACTATTGATGTGGCGGATTTGGAAAAATTCACCATTGAGTCCGCCGAATTCACCTCACAACTCTACGACGACATCGCCGTCATCAAAGACGAAGTGAGCATTAAAAGCGCGGGCAAAGACTACCGGGATGTGGTACGCCGCCGCTATGGCAAACCCACCCTCTCCCGACACACCTTGTCCAAGCTGGAGAAGGAGCTATGTATCGGCATTCACGACAACGTCAAGCTCTACTTTACCGACTTCGTCCATGACAACCCTCATTCTTTTTATGCAGAGCGTATGGCGGAAGTCACGGCCTCGAACCGCACCTACTATGATGCCGACCGCCTCCACTACACCCGTGCCGTGACCAATCTGAAGGAAATGCTAAAGCAATCCCTTGTAAAGAATGCTGACAATTACGCCTCTTCCTCAACTTCTGGCACACTGAGAGCTGACAAAGTTTGGAAGACGCTTTACACGTCGGACAACAAAGTCTTTGAACGACAGCACTACGACGACAACGGCAACATTACCGTTGATATTCTTCTCGATGCGTCCGCCTCTCAAAATGTCCGCACGGAACTTATTGCCACGGAAGCCTATATTATTGCCGAAGCCTTAAGCGATCTGCACATTCCTACACGTGTGGTGGGTTACAACAATTTCTTTGACCACATGATTTTAAAAGTCTATCGGGACTACCACGATGTCCGCCAGAAAAATCAGGAGATTTTCAGCTTTCAAACCTCAGGCAGTAATCGAGACGGTCTGGCCGTCTCACTCATGCGTCACCTTATTTTAAACAATCACGCCACACGCCGCTTTCTCATTGTCCTCTCCGACGGTAAACCTAACGATGAGACGGACCTCGGCCTGGTGGGCATGAGCGACTTGGGTGTGGCCAACTACGTGGACGACGACGCCACATATGACGCCTTCAACCAAGTCCTGCGTTCTCGCCTGGAAGGTATTTTCACTCTCGGCGTGTTCACGGGATTTGATGACGACTTGGAAACGGAGCGAAAAATCTTTGGCGCCGACTTTGCCTACATCACCGATATTAAACGGTTTCATCACATTGTGGGCATCTTCTTTAAACTCATTGCCGAGCGGACGTTGGAGATGAACTAA
- a CDS encoding AAA family ATPase: MNLFESLRQQGVDPQLLDGITQFRNTYLPEADDRIPEVRFTYYGKEVWEKAIAGILGGNHLLLSGPKATGKNVLSENLATLFGRPLWTISLNVNTDAASLIGSDTFKGGEVTLKKGPVYACGEAGGFGVFDEINMAKNEALSVVHSALDYRRILDVSGYGKLKLHPATRFIGTMNHGYIGTRDLNEALVSRFMVIHMPTITKENLELILKEKTRLNDEYIQRFSQFFLDIEKKSLNAEISSKAIDLRGLLNAIGLMEVGLPMVSAMEMGIMDKTFDSYEKELVMDVYATLFSKSLTAQDLFHA, from the coding sequence ATGAATTTATTTGAATCACTTAGACAACAAGGGGTTGACCCTCAATTATTAGATGGCATTACACAGTTTCGAAACACGTATCTTCCCGAGGCGGACGATCGCATCCCCGAAGTACGCTTTACCTACTATGGCAAAGAGGTTTGGGAAAAGGCCATCGCCGGTATCTTGGGAGGCAATCACCTGCTGTTAAGCGGTCCCAAGGCCACCGGCAAAAATGTCCTGTCAGAAAATCTTGCAACGCTCTTCGGACGGCCCCTGTGGACCATTTCTCTGAATGTCAATACCGATGCGGCATCGCTGATCGGCTCCGATACCTTTAAAGGCGGCGAGGTCACGTTGAAAAAGGGGCCGGTGTATGCCTGTGGCGAGGCCGGCGGCTTCGGCGTTTTTGATGAAATCAATATGGCAAAGAACGAAGCCCTCTCGGTGGTGCACTCCGCCTTGGACTACCGGCGCATCCTCGATGTCTCCGGCTACGGCAAACTCAAACTCCACCCGGCTACACGCTTTATCGGCACTATGAATCATGGCTACATCGGCACACGGGACCTCAATGAAGCACTGGTCTCCCGATTTATGGTCATTCATATGCCCACCATCACCAAAGAGAATTTGGAGCTTATTTTAAAGGAAAAGACTCGCCTCAACGATGAGTACATTCAGCGCTTCAGTCAGTTCTTTTTAGACATTGAGAAGAAGAGCTTAAATGCTGAAATTTCTTCAAAGGCCATCGACCTGCGAGGCTTGTTAAATGCCATCGGCCTGATGGAAGTCGGACTTCCCATGGTCTCGGCAATGGAGATGGGCATCATGGACAAGACCTTTGACAGCTATGAAAAGGAGCTTGTCATGGACGTCTATGCCACCCTTTTTAGTAAAAGCTTAACCGCTCAGGATCTTTTCCATGCGTGA
- a CDS encoding S-layer homology domain-containing protein — protein sequence MHRLKQCMLFALLSIVLFTTSNAEAKVFSDTRGHWAASYIDQMSDKGFFAGYANNTFRPDDLMSRVEFYALINAMAGLNKTHTVTFEDVSTSDWYYTEVAKAIKSGYLTPTTGRLNPNNPIARQDVMAIIGYMYKLTPSKGSISQFSDSGKVNASNAGYVGALVKLGVVSGNGSMLYPNNGITRAEVAKILFTMMDKYGLPQERVVADSKIKFGSRSLYN from the coding sequence ATGCATAGATTGAAACAGTGTATGCTTTTTGCTCTACTCTCTATTGTACTGTTCACAACGTCAAACGCCGAAGCCAAAGTGTTCAGCGATACACGTGGCCACTGGGCGGCAAGCTATATCGATCAAATGAGTGACAAAGGATTTTTTGCGGGCTACGCCAACAACACGTTTCGTCCAGATGATTTGATGAGTCGTGTCGAATTTTACGCTTTGATCAATGCCATGGCCGGACTGAATAAGACCCATACCGTGACCTTTGAAGATGTATCCACCTCCGATTGGTATTACACCGAAGTGGCAAAAGCCATTAAGTCCGGATACTTAACGCCGACAACAGGTCGTCTCAATCCCAACAATCCCATTGCAAGGCAAGATGTGATGGCGATTATCGGCTATATGTACAAGCTGACACCATCGAAGGGTTCCATATCTCAGTTTTCCGACAGCGGTAAAGTCAATGCCTCCAACGCCGGATATGTGGGAGCTCTGGTCAAGCTTGGCGTGGTCAGTGGGAACGGGTCCATGCTGTATCCGAACAACGGTATCACCAGAGCGGAAGTGGCGAAGATTCTCTTCACTATGATGGATAAATATGGACTCCCACAAGAGAGAGTGGTTGCAGACAGCAAGATTAAGTTTGGAAGTCGAAGTTTATACAATTAA
- a CDS encoding mechanosensitive ion channel family protein produces the protein MNEIQKIVMAMPFFAVAFKPLSIILVFLAGFLLLKALNKLVINKIRAHGENGVVSPRLYTLITLFNKILRLIVIFICLTIALDILGINTASILATVGIGSLALSFGAQALVKDCINGFFIILENQYSVGDSVVIRDKEGIIEEVSIRTTTLRDFDGSKHIIPNGTIDLVSNKQRGAMRAKIIVPVANTEDPDRVLEILTTGLNDFSYDGLEGQPQVWGVTNNTRDAYEITVVAYARAGLQFDLDYSLRQTIVQLFNRNDIQSPMTKYNEVR, from the coding sequence GTGAATGAAATTCAAAAAATTGTAATGGCAATGCCGTTTTTCGCTGTAGCATTCAAACCCTTGAGTATTATTCTGGTCTTTTTGGCGGGATTTCTTCTATTGAAAGCCTTGAACAAGTTAGTCATAAACAAAATTCGTGCCCATGGTGAAAATGGCGTGGTCAGTCCGCGGCTGTACACGCTGATCACCCTCTTTAATAAGATTTTACGTCTCATTGTCATCTTTATCTGTCTGACCATCGCTTTGGACATTTTAGGCATCAATACCGCATCCATTTTGGCCACGGTGGGGATCGGCTCTCTGGCGCTGTCTTTCGGTGCTCAGGCACTGGTCAAAGACTGCATCAACGGCTTTTTTATCATCCTTGAGAATCAATATTCTGTGGGAGATTCGGTGGTCATTCGGGACAAGGAAGGGATCATTGAAGAGGTGAGCATTCGCACCACCACCTTAAGAGACTTCGACGGTTCCAAACACATCATCCCCAACGGTACCATCGATCTTGTGAGCAACAAGCAACGAGGTGCCATGCGGGCGAAGATTATCGTGCCTGTGGCAAACACGGAAGATCCTGATCGTGTCCTGGAGATTTTAACTACGGGTCTCAACGACTTCAGCTATGACGGCCTGGAAGGTCAGCCGCAGGTTTGGGGTGTGACCAACAACACACGGGACGCTTATGAGATTACCGTCGTCGCCTATGCCAGGGCGGGTCTGCAATTTGATTTGGACTACAGCTTGCGGCAAACTATCGTTCAGCTCTTTAATCGCAACGATATTCAGTCGCCAATGACGAAATATAATGAAGTGAGGTAG
- a CDS encoding DUF951 domain-containing protein, with protein sequence MLYYELGDVVTLKKGHPCGENKWEIVRKGADIKLKCLGCERMIWMGRMDFEKRVRKIKEGDKFVSIVHHHQPEE encoded by the coding sequence ATGCTCTATTACGAACTCGGTGATGTGGTCACCTTAAAAAAAGGCCATCCCTGCGGTGAAAATAAATGGGAAATTGTACGTAAAGGCGCCGACATCAAATTGAAATGTCTCGGGTGCGAGCGTATGATTTGGATGGGCAGGATGGACTTTGAAAAGCGTGTGCGAAAAATTAAAGAGGGGGACAAATTTGTGAGCATTGTCCACCATCATCAGCCGGAGGAGTAA
- a CDS encoding ABC transporter substrate-binding protein translates to MKQFKFVPVVALAASLFLTACGSDAGNSAATEASGDTVKVGALAPLTGDVAIYGQTTLNGEQLAVKEINAAGGINGQQIEFIVEDEKGDTTEATNAYTKLQGEGIVALVGDVTSKPTLAVADLANEDAVPMITPTGTQFDITAGKDHVFRVCFTDPFQGLMLAQYADENLSVSKVAILTNNSSDYSQGVAKAFKEEAEKRGLTVVAEESYGDADTDFSAQLTKIAGVGAETLVIPDYYQKIALIASQARDAGVNATFIGPDGWDGVVEQLEGNTEVVDGALFTNHYSVKDSAEKVQNFINAYKAEYNENPSAFSALGYDAVYMLKQAIEEGGSTESDAIVSALSGIQFDGVTGALTFDADHNPVKSVSIIKIENGEYNLDTVLAPK, encoded by the coding sequence ATGAAGCAATTTAAATTCGTACCCGTTGTCGCATTAGCGGCGAGTTTATTTCTCACAGCCTGCGGATCCGATGCAGGTAACAGCGCGGCTACCGAAGCAAGCGGCGACACCGTTAAAGTCGGCGCATTAGCACCGCTTACAGGTGATGTTGCTATCTACGGCCAAACCACGCTAAACGGTGAACAACTGGCAGTAAAAGAAATTAATGCGGCCGGCGGCATCAACGGTCAGCAAATTGAATTTATTGTGGAAGATGAAAAAGGGGATACCACAGAAGCAACCAACGCCTATACCAAACTTCAGGGCGAAGGCATTGTAGCTTTAGTTGGCGATGTTACCAGTAAACCTACTTTAGCGGTTGCCGATCTTGCCAATGAAGATGCTGTGCCGATGATCACCCCAACCGGTACGCAGTTTGATATCACCGCCGGCAAAGACCATGTCTTCCGTGTCTGCTTTACCGACCCGTTCCAAGGTTTAATGCTGGCACAATATGCCGATGAAAATCTGAGCGTATCCAAAGTTGCCATTTTGACCAACAACTCTTCCGACTACTCTCAAGGTGTGGCCAAAGCTTTCAAAGAAGAAGCTGAAAAACGCGGTCTGACTGTTGTGGCTGAAGAATCTTACGGCGATGCCGATACTGATTTCTCCGCACAGCTCACAAAGATTGCTGGTGTCGGCGCAGAAACCTTGGTAATTCCTGACTACTATCAAAAGATAGCACTCATCGCATCTCAAGCACGTGATGCCGGTGTCAACGCAACCTTTATCGGTCCTGACGGATGGGACGGCGTGGTCGAACAACTTGAAGGCAACACCGAAGTAGTTGACGGCGCATTGTTTACCAACCACTACTCTGTCAAAGACAGCGCGGAAAAGGTACAAAACTTCATTAATGCTTACAAAGCCGAATACAATGAAAATCCTTCAGCTTTCTCCGCATTGGGTTACGATGCCGTATATATGCTCAAACAAGCTATTGAAGAAGGCGGCAGCACAGAAAGCGATGCTATCGTCTCTGCATTGTCAGGCATTCAATTTGACGGCGTAACCGGTGCTCTTACCTTTGATGCCGATCACAACCCTGTTAAATCCGTATCCATTATTAAAATTGAAAATGGTGAATACAATCTCGATACAGTCTTAGCACCTAAATAA
- a CDS encoding branched-chain amino acid ABC transporter permease: MTFLLQLLNGLQLGSIFALIALGYTMVYGISKLINFAHGDILMWGGYIIYFTIPFFISMGLPLWLSVVPAILFCMALGGVIEKIAYKPLRNSPRIASLITAIGVSLLLQNIVMKYIGTGALTIPKIFKANPNLPVSVNFIITVVTTAVLLTLLMLYMNKSKYGKAILATSEDYDAARLVGINVNTSISLTFVIGSAVAAVGSLLYVAQYAQITPTMGSMLGIKAFVAAVLGGIGSIPGAVLGGFLLGIVENLTRAYISSQLADAFVFGILVVVLLVKPTGIFGKTMKEKV; the protein is encoded by the coding sequence ATGACCTTTCTTTTACAACTTTTAAACGGCTTGCAATTAGGCAGTATCTTTGCTCTGATTGCCCTTGGATATACCATGGTTTATGGTATATCCAAGCTTATTAATTTTGCACACGGCGACATACTGATGTGGGGTGGTTACATTATTTATTTCACCATCCCATTTTTTATCAGTATGGGGTTGCCGCTGTGGCTCAGTGTCGTGCCGGCCATTCTCTTTTGTATGGCATTGGGCGGCGTCATTGAAAAAATTGCCTATAAGCCGTTGAGAAACTCGCCGCGGATCGCATCGTTGATCACGGCCATAGGCGTGAGCTTGCTCCTTCAAAACATCGTCATGAAGTACATCGGCACCGGAGCGCTCACCATTCCTAAAATTTTTAAAGCCAATCCCAATTTGCCGGTGAGTGTGAACTTTATTATCACCGTCGTCACGACCGCCGTCCTCCTGACACTGCTCATGCTCTATATGAATAAGTCCAAGTACGGCAAAGCCATTTTGGCCACCAGTGAAGACTATGATGCTGCACGTCTGGTGGGGATCAACGTCAATACGTCCATTTCCCTCACCTTTGTCATCGGCAGTGCCGTAGCGGCGGTGGGAAGTTTACTCTATGTGGCACAATATGCTCAAATTACACCGACCATGGGATCTATGCTCGGGATTAAAGCTTTCGTTGCGGCCGTACTTGGCGGCATCGGTTCGATTCCCGGAGCAGTTCTCGGCGGATTTTTGCTGGGCATTGTAGAAAATCTCACTCGAGCTTATATCTCCAGTCAATTGGCGGACGCCTTTGTCTTCGGGATATTAGTCGTCGTACTCTTAGTGAAGCCGACGGGGATTTTCGGAAAGACTATGAAGGAAAAAGTGTGA
- a CDS encoding branched-chain amino acid ABC transporter permease, whose product MKRLKKQSYIFSAVLIVALFVLVTLISTTVFKRYHNQLLVLVCIHVVLAVALNVTVGCLGQIHLGHAGFMSLGAYAAGLFAKSGIMEPGIGEFLVGTVIACVVAVIVAIIVGIPALRLKGDYLAIITLAFGEIIRVLIEYFDFTGGAQGLSQIPRLSNPPFYLALTIVSIFIMFSVMTSRHGRVVLAIREDEIASDACGIDTTKAKVFAFALSACFAAVAGSMYAHHMGILSAKQFDYNYSINILVMVVLGGMGSFTGAIVSAIGLTVVPELLREFESYRMIVYSLALILIMIFRPQGLLGRKEFQVSKIIQYVTSRLGRNEVDHV is encoded by the coding sequence ATGAAACGACTGAAAAAACAATCTTATATTTTCTCTGCGGTGCTGATTGTGGCTCTTTTTGTTCTCGTCACACTCATCTCCACCACAGTCTTTAAACGCTATCATAATCAGCTGTTGGTATTGGTGTGCATCCACGTGGTGCTTGCCGTGGCACTGAATGTCACGGTGGGCTGTCTTGGGCAAATTCACTTGGGTCACGCCGGCTTTATGTCCCTGGGTGCGTACGCCGCAGGTCTCTTTGCCAAAAGTGGCATCATGGAACCGGGGATTGGTGAGTTTCTCGTAGGAACGGTCATTGCCTGTGTTGTCGCCGTTATCGTTGCCATTATTGTCGGCATTCCCGCCCTTCGCTTGAAGGGAGACTACCTTGCCATTATCACTCTGGCCTTTGGAGAAATTATTCGGGTGCTTATCGAGTACTTCGACTTCACCGGCGGAGCTCAAGGTCTGTCACAAATTCCGAGACTTTCCAATCCGCCGTTTTATCTTGCGCTGACCATCGTGTCCATCTTTATCATGTTCTCCGTCATGACCTCGCGTCACGGCCGTGTCGTGCTTGCCATCCGGGAAGACGAAATCGCCTCCGACGCCTGCGGTATTGACACCACCAAGGCCAAAGTTTTCGCTTTTGCTCTATCCGCTTGCTTTGCGGCAGTGGCAGGCAGTATGTACGCTCATCACATGGGGATTCTCTCGGCAAAACAATTTGACTACAACTACTCCATCAATATTTTAGTCATGGTTGTCTTAGGCGGCATGGGTTCCTTTACCGGCGCCATCGTCTCCGCTATCGGTCTGACCGTTGTGCCGGAATTGCTGCGTGAGTTTGAATCCTATCGTATGATTGTCTACTCTTTAGCCCTCATTCTCATTATGATTTTCAGACCACAAGGCCTGTTGGGTAGAAAAGAGTTCCAAGTATCAAAAATCATACAATACGTGACGTCCCGACTGGGCAGAAATGAGGTGGACCATGTCTGA